From a region of the Candidatus Gracilibacteria bacterium genome:
- the msrB gene encoding peptide-methionine (R)-S-oxide reductase MsrB codes for MESETPAELKARLTPLQFEVTQNDGTEKPFSNPYDKNYEDGIYVDIIDGTPLFSSTTKYDSKTGWPSFTSPISMDNIETPEDNTFFMTRTEVVGAKSGSHIGHIFEDGPEETGGLRYCLNSASLVFIPKDEMESRGYGEFSSLFQ; via the coding sequence ATGGAAAGTGAAACACCTGCCGAACTTAAAGCTCGACTTACACCATTACAGTTTGAAGTAACACAAAATGATGGGACTGAAAAACCATTTTCAAATCCATATGACAAAAATTATGAAGATGGTATTTATGTAGATATAATCGACTGAACTCCCCTCTTTTCATCAACTACTAAATATGATTCTAAGACTGGATGGCCAAGTTTTACGAGTCCTATCTCTATGGACAACATTGAAACTCCTGAAGACAATACATTTTTTATGACTCGAACTGAGGTTGTAGGTGCAAAGAGTGGTTCACATATTGGACATATATTTGAGGATGGACCAGAAGAAACGGGTGGTCTTAGATATTGTCTCAACTCTGCGTCGCTTGTGTTTATCCCAAAAGATGAAATGGAATCTCGATGATATGGTGAATTTAGCTCACTATTTCAATAA
- a CDS encoding HAMP domain-containing histidine kinase gives MFIYICIIIIWITAVTSWQRIEDENIWIKTERVEGVIVMRNILQRYGDTDTEKIVSNILEGTQVVDSNGLEISSLGASYPQTKLIEDGIVYEDGYNFLYKQFENDGKTYDIIVRSSAFNVTQSHLIFILFLIILSPFLYSLLAFIGCRLMHKVYAPIQEIVMNLEGFATNINHEFKTSLTEVLSSLELAKVTQDYEQGVDQAISSAKRLNNILDSLGILVRFVNADYRKTKVNIISLLNESITDYQKEIQAKEIKIVKKYKVDSQIFSFIDKEPLLLCFTNILKNAIRYSHEGGKIELFISKHKFVIKDYGIGIDAKNLDKIFERYFRENYSGQGSGIGLSLVKRVAERYNWEIDIKSEKDNYTEISFTF, from the coding sequence ATGTTCATATACATTTGTATTATTATTATTTGGATAACAGCTGTAACTTCTTGGCAAAGAATTGAGGATGAAAATATTTGGATAAAAACTGAAAGAGTCGAGTGAGTCATTGTTATGAGAAATATTCTACAAAGATATGGTGATACTGACACTGAAAAGATAGTGAGTAATATTCTCGAAGGGACACAAGTGGTTGATTCTAATTGATTAGAAATAAGTTCTCTTTGAGCCTCATATCCACAGACAAAACTTATAGAAGATGGAATTGTGTATGAAGATGGATACAACTTTTTGTATAAACAGTTTGAAAATGACGGAAAGACTTATGACATTATAGTAAGAAGTAGTGCTTTTAATGTGACACAATCTCATCTGATATTTATACTGTTTCTCATTATCCTTAGTCCATTTCTCTATAGTTTACTTGCGTTTATCTGATGTAGGCTCATGCACAAAGTATACGCGCCTATTCAGGAAATAGTTATGAATCTTGAAGGATTTGCAACAAATATCAATCATGAATTTAAAACCTCATTAACTGAAGTTCTCTCCTCTCTTGAACTAGCAAAAGTAACTCAAGATTACGAGCAGTGAGTTGATCAAGCAATTTCTTCAGCCAAAAGACTTAATAATATACTTGATAGTTTATGAATATTAGTACGTTTTGTTAACGCTGACTATAGAAAGACTAAGGTAAATATTATTTCTCTGCTGAACGAATCAATTACTGATTATCAAAAAGAAATTCAGGCCAAGGAAATAAAAATTGTTAAGAAATATAAAGTAGATTCTCAAATTTTTAGTTTCATCGATAAAGAGCCTCTCTTGTTGTGTTTCACGAATATATTAAAAAATGCAATCCGATATTCACATGAATGATGAAAAATCGAATTATTTATATCAAAACACAAGTTTGTAATAAAAGATTACTGAATTGGGATAGATGCAAAAAATCTGGACAAGATATTTGAGCGATATTTCAGAGAAAACTATTCAGGTCAAGGTTCATGAATTGGTCTTTCACTCGTAAAACGTGTCGCTGAGCGATACAACTGGGAAATCGATATAAAGAGTGAAAAAGATAATTATACAGAAATAAGTTTTACATTTTAG
- a CDS encoding response regulator transcription factor, with protein sequence MKVLIIEDNDILRGNVKKYLEIKGIESDDHSKYEGATYKIMTGNYDCVLLDIGLGSEEGNGLDICGEVREKGSNVPILMLTARTLTHQKIEGLDIGADDYMVKPFDYEELLARVKSMARRNHSLKGNKVVFGDIEILEDQMQVKQDGVEVNLSKLEFNLLLFLAQNKGKTMTKEFITEKVWGEIDLFKESRTLDIYVGYLRKKLGKDVIDTVRGVGYIIK encoded by the coding sequence ATGAAAGTACTCATCATCGAGGACAACGACATACTGAGAGGAAATGTAAAAAAATATCTTGAAATAAAATGAATCGAATCTGACGATCATTCTAAATATGAAGGAGCAACGTATAAGATTATGACTTGAAATTATGATTGTGTCCTGCTTGATATTTGACTATGATCTGAAGAATGAAATTGACTTGATATATGTGGTGAAGTTCGAGAAAAATGAAGCAATGTTCCAATCCTCATGCTCACTGCCAGAACTTTGACGCACCAAAAAATAGAATGACTTGATATTTGAGCTGATGATTATATGGTTAAACCATTTGATTACGAGGAATTACTTGCTCGAGTAAAAAGTATGGCACGAAGAAATCATAGTCTTAAATGAAATAAAGTAGTTTTTGGAGATATTGAAATATTAGAAGATCAAATGCAGGTGAAACAAGATGGAGTTGAAGTGAATCTATCTAAATTAGAATTTAATTTATTATTATTTCTTGCTCAAAATAAGGGAAAAACTATGACAAAAGAGTTTATTACAGAAAAAGTTTGGGGAGAAATAGATTTATTTAAAGAAAGTAGAACACTTGATATATACGTCGGTTATTTAAGAAAAAAATTAGGAAAAGATGTTATTGATACGGTACGAGGGGTAGGTTATATCATAAAATAG
- the htpG gene encoding molecular chaperone HtpG produces MSQQHNFEAETGRILELLTHSIYSNKEIFLRELISNSSDAIDKARLKALTDTTFLGDDTDFQIKIEADKEAKTLTITDNGIGMTADEIHKHIGTIAKSGTKEFVEKLAKAKEGGEHNMIGQFGVGFYSAFMVAEKVDLITRSGLDQKAHKWTSDGKSGYELEETTKDGRGTKVVLHLGEGNHELLENWKIKELIKKYSNYVAVPVMMQELGEGDETKTEWTQVNETKAIWKKMKSEIKADEYKDFYQSISMDFTTPLGHIHNSVEGKVSYNSLMYIPEGTNMFSDNRDPAKDFGPKLYVQNVLILEHAKELLPVWLRFVSGVVETTDLPLNISREMLQSNTTLETIKKSLTKKIISELKKLREQKSENYATFFDNYGSILKEGVYYEQDMKQEVAEILMFHTLLSDTKISLDTYLEKFSGDDKTIYYITGKSKSEVLASPYLSQFQDNNVDVLLLTDAIDEWMIGVLDEYKDVKLKSITASDIKLKEETTEEKEKQEKLSKDFKDILELVKNTIGSDKIEKVELNPHLGEALGALKTPDGAMNPQMEKMMKSMGQNVPATKRILELNPNNKLVKAMKKEFKADVKSKKLKDITNYAYMQAILLEGGELENIADFVKLTNQFASEYIKD; encoded by the coding sequence ATGTCACAACAACACAATTTTGAAGCTGAAACTGGCAGAATATTAGAACTGCTCACGCATTCTATTTATTCTAACAAAGAAATATTTCTTAGAGAGCTTATTTCTAATTCGAGTGATGCTATCGACAAAGCTCGACTTAAGGCACTTACAGATACAACATTTCTATGAGATGATACTGATTTTCAGATTAAAATAGAAGCAGACAAAGAGGCTAAAACTCTTACCATTACTGACAATGGTATAGGAATGACAGCTGATGAAATACATAAACATATAGGGACCATAGCAAAATCTGGAACGAAAGAATTCGTAGAAAAACTCGCAAAAGCAAAAGAGGGAGGAGAGCATAATATGATAGGTCAATTTGGAGTTGGATTTTATTCAGCTTTTATGGTGGCTGAAAAAGTTGATCTTATTACAAGGTCAGGGCTCGATCAAAAGGCTCACAAATGGACCAGTGATGGAAAATCTGGGTATGAACTTGAGGAAACAACAAAAGATTGAAGAGGAACAAAAGTCGTACTTCACCTTGGTGAAGGAAATCATGAGTTACTCGAAAACTGGAAAATAAAAGAACTTATCAAAAAATACTCAAACTATGTAGCGGTGCCTGTTATGATGCAAGAGCTAGGAGAATGAGATGAAACAAAAACTGAATGGACTCAAGTGAATGAAACAAAAGCTATTTGGAAAAAAATGAAATCTGAAATTAAAGCTGATGAATATAAGGATTTTTATCAATCTATTAGTATGGATTTCACGACTCCACTTGGGCATATTCATAATAGTGTTGAAGGAAAAGTGAGTTATAACTCACTTATGTATATACCTGAATGAACGAATATGTTTTCGGATAATAGAGATCCTGCAAAAGATTTTGGTCCGAAGTTGTATGTTCAAAATGTACTGATACTCGAACATGCGAAAGAACTGCTCCCTGTATGGCTCAGATTTGTGTCATGAGTGGTTGAGACAACTGATCTCCCACTTAATATCTCTAGGGAAATGCTACAATCAAATACTACGCTTGAAACTATTAAAAAATCACTCACAAAGAAAATAATTTCTGAACTCAAAAAACTCAGAGAGCAAAAGTCAGAAAATTATGCTACATTTTTTGATAATTACGGAAGTATCCTCAAGGAATGAGTGTATTATGAACAGGATATGAAGCAAGAAGTCGCAGAAATACTTATGTTTCATACGCTTCTTTCAGATACTAAAATAAGTTTAGATACATATCTAGAAAAATTCTCATGAGATGATAAAACTATTTATTATATCACAGGGAAATCTAAATCTGAGGTACTAGCGAGCCCATATCTCTCTCAATTCCAAGACAACAATGTTGATGTACTTCTCCTTACTGATGCTATTGATGAGTGGATGATAGGAGTACTTGATGAGTACAAAGATGTGAAACTCAAATCAATAACGGCAAGTGATATTAAACTTAAAGAAGAAACAACTGAGGAAAAAGAAAAACAAGAAAAATTAAGTAAAGATTTTAAGGATATTCTAGAACTTGTAAAAAATACAATTGGATCAGATAAAATAGAAAAAGTTGAACTCAATCCACACCTTGGTGAAGCTCTTGGAGCTCTAAAAACTCCAGATGGAGCTATGAATCCTCAAATGGAAAAGATGATGAAATCTATGGGGCAAAATGTACCAGCAACAAAACGAATTCTCGAACTCAATCCAAATAATAAGCTTGTAAAAGCGATGAAGAAAGAGTTTAAAGCGGACGTGAAATCTAAAAAACTGAAAGATATTACAAATTACGCATATATGCAAGCGATACTTCTTGAGTGAGGGGAGCTTGAAAATATAGCAGACTTTGTAAAACTCACGAATCAATTTGCCAGTGAATACATAAAAGACTAG
- a CDS encoding response regulator transcription factor: MKVLIVEDTQALATTMVRFLATKNIQADISPDGIDGLYKAATKYYDAIVLDINLPEKDGITLCRELREKEKDVPVIMLTSRSSKEDIIAGLEAGADDYLIKPFDYEILVARLDALTRRNLKNKSTTTLTIGDYVIDLIKREVYTSKKTVHLSNLEFDLLKYFAQNKNKVITRQELYEKVWGEFEGNFMFSKTVDVYIGYLRKKLGREIILTKKGYGYISE; this comes from the coding sequence ATGAAAGTTTTAATCGTCGAAGATACCCAAGCACTTGCTACTACTATGGTAAGATTCTTGGCTACAAAGAATATACAAGCTGATATTAGTCCAGATGGAATTGATGGACTCTACAAAGCAGCAACCAAGTACTACGATGCTATAGTTCTTGATATAAATCTACCTGAAAAAGATGGAATTACTCTGTGTAGAGAGCTCAGAGAAAAAGAAAAAGATGTTCCAGTTATTATGCTAACAAGCCGAAGCAGTAAAGAGGATATAATTGCGTGACTCGAAGCGTGAGCCGATGACTATCTCATTAAACCGTTTGATTATGAAATCCTGGTAGCGAGACTCGACGCACTTACTCGTCGAAATCTTAAAAATAAATCAACAACAACCCTGACAATATGAGATTATGTCATAGATCTTATCAAAAGGGAAGTGTATACAAGTAAAAAGACCGTACATCTCTCTAATTTAGAGTTTGACCTCTTAAAATACTTTGCACAAAACAAAAATAAAGTTATAACGAGACAAGAGCTTTATGAGAAAGTTTGGTGAGAATTTGAATGAAATTTCATGTTTTCTAAAACCGTAGATGTATATATAGGGTATCTCAGAAAAAAACTTTGAAGAGAGATTATTCTAACAAAAAAATGATACTGATATATTTCTGAATAA
- a CDS encoding HAMP domain-containing histidine kinase: protein MQESQLKKSHNNLTILFTGVVFCIVLILGLSTLGAKYFNDIRIQNKEFDISSGEIIKLVETDSNFPQNFLLKQALEEKQSFPKFKTQIGNNNRFSISFFILNSSGQLVFQNFVEAPAFDAFPVNGHTDEILKRDGYFFKSHALVNNSSGDTIIFYKKQSYDLARLLNDIILLASMTLLFSILFYFVGYRFVGRALRPVEDNLQDMKDFVHNAGHELKTPLAVMSGNLQVMKAENKLDPVLLQESFREIDMMNGLIESLRELSELGSLSEKEQLSLTYEAENINREFLDLIDKKHIEYLGLVLPDYKIYANKHELYVLLSNIIKNAIRYTPEFGKIELKLKKNVLSISDNGPGISQKDQSKIFERFYQGAGSRNGEGYGIGLSLVKKIAELNGWKITIKSEEGKGTTFFITF from the coding sequence ATGCAAGAATCACAACTTAAGAAAAGTCATAATAATTTAACTATACTTTTTACAGGTGTGGTTTTTTGTATTGTACTCATTTTGTGATTATCGACATTGTGAGCGAAATACTTTAATGATATTCGAATTCAAAATAAGGAGTTTGATATATCGAGTTGAGAGATTATTAAACTTGTAGAAACGGATTCCAATTTTCCACAAAATTTTCTCTTGAAACAAGCACTTGAAGAAAAACAAAGTTTTCCGAAATTTAAAACTCAAATAGGTAACAATAATCGTTTTAGTATCAGTTTTTTTATTTTAAATAGTTCAGGTCAGCTTGTATTTCAGAACTTTGTAGAAGCACCTGCTTTTGACGCATTTCCAGTTAATTGACATACTGATGAGATATTGAAACGAGACGGGTATTTCTTTAAATCTCACGCATTAGTGAATAACTCATCCTGAGATACTATTATTTTTTATAAAAAACAGTCCTACGATCTCGCTAGATTACTCAATGATATTATTTTACTTGCTTCAATGACGCTTTTATTTTCAATTTTATTTTATTTTGTTTGATATAGATTTGTCGGAAGAGCGCTCAGACCTGTCGAAGATAATTTGCAGGATATGAAGGATTTTGTACATAATGCCTGACATGAACTCAAGACTCCGCTTGCAGTTATGAGTGGAAATCTGCAAGTTATGAAAGCGGAAAATAAATTAGATCCCGTATTACTTCAAGAATCATTTCGTGAGATAGATATGATGAATGGACTTATAGAAAGTCTCAGAGAACTCTCAGAACTCGGGTCTCTCAGTGAAAAAGAACAACTCTCTCTCACCTATGAAGCTGAGAATATAAATCGGGAATTTCTGGATCTTATAGATAAGAAACATATTGAGTATCTAGGACTTGTATTACCGGATTATAAAATATACGCTAATAAACATGAGCTATATGTATTATTATCAAATATAATTAAAAATGCAATTAGATACACACCGGAATTTTGAAAGATAGAGTTAAAATTGAAAAAAAATGTGCTTTCAATTTCAGATAATGGACCTTGAATCTCACAAAAGGATCAATCAAAAATATTTGAAAGATTTTATCAATGAGCAGGAAGTCGTAACGGAGAGTGATATGGGATTGGTTTATCACTCGTAAAAAAAATAGCCGAACTCAATGGTTGGAAAATAACTATAAAAAGTGAAGAGTGAAAAGGGACGACATTTTTTATAACTTTTTAA
- a CDS encoding DNA starvation/stationary phase protection protein yields the protein MAHTDHANIGLESSDIKKISDILQKYLATEIALNLKIRNYHWNVEGAMFRDLHLFFEELYDAGAQYADEVAERIRMLGEHTHASMEEYVKMTIISEEKNITLPAMDMLSNLLKDTEVIIQEMRKDIDVVGKCGDQGTEDFLTALIQKHEKDGWMIRSLCKNK from the coding sequence ATGGCACATACAGATCACGCTAATATTGGACTTGAGAGTTCTGATATAAAAAAAATATCAGATATATTACAAAAATATCTTGCTACAGAGATAGCTCTCAATTTAAAGATTCGAAACTATCACTGGAATGTAGAAGGAGCAATGTTTAGAGATCTTCACCTATTTTTTGAAGAATTGTATGATGCAGGAGCTCAGTACGCTGATGAAGTAGCAGAAAGAATCAGAATGCTTGGAGAACATACACATGCGAGTATGGAGGAATACGTAAAAATGACGATAATATCAGAAGAAAAAAATATAACTCTTCCTGCTATGGATATGCTCTCTAATCTTCTCAAAGACACTGAAGTTATCATTCAAGAGATGAGAAAAGATATCGATGTGGTTTGAAAATGTGGAGATCAAGGAACAGAGGATTTCCTTACAGCTCTTATACAAAAACACGAAAAAGACGGATGGATGATCAGAAGTTTATGTAAAAATAAATAG
- a CDS encoding class I SAM-dependent methyltransferase, which yields MSILKNTGQFLIHGAANLELQRVFPKALKEAGLDIGEMGIENTREFYKSLAAGTFEAGGASARLGEQYVIGGWNPPKGLDTFFAKLTGSNAAMNRINYHWANKLYDTSKQKQVRTPESVGASHYDIPVLMYQQMLGPTMKYTASEWNPSLGNFDLDISQKLAMEMICQRSELEKSQAGEESLKVLEIGFGYGTLAHHMISNYGVQVEGLTVSDGQMGYANNLLKKNGTLENADFKNLDWKVIWNTPELKELYRGKFNRIVSIEMIEAVSTKDLPDFFAFMYHCLSNDGILFIQAINSDRNFETTEGFIDKYIFGDGVVPQHENLLYCGEMSGFQQISAHKNLATQAYDNALIAWYNNLEAGYTELQEELDYYYSNNHSPAFPYPNAPSFLRIFEYYLKSCAGSFRSGYNRNGQYKFYKSAKNKVHSIVPATSKQSDYIIQSKNWGNT from the coding sequence ATGAGTATTCTTAAAAATACAGGGCAATTTCTTATACACTGAGCTGCAAATTTAGAACTTCAAAGAGTATTTCCAAAAGCTTTAAAAGAGGCTGGTTTAGATATATGAGAAATGTGAATAGAAAATACTAGAGAATTCTATAAAAGTCTGGCAGCTTGAACCTTTGAAGCTGGAGGTGCTTCGGCGCGGTTATGAGAACAATATGTTATTTGAGGATGGAATCCTCCAAAATGACTTGATACTTTTTTTGCAAAGCTCACTGGAAGTAACGCTGCAATGAATAGAATTAATTATCATTGGGCAAACAAACTGTATGATACATCAAAACAAAAACAAGTTCGCACACCAGAATCAGTTTGAGCTTCACACTACGATATTCCTGTTTTGATGTATCAGCAGATGCTTGGACCAACGATGAAATATACAGCCTCTGAATGGAATCCTTCTCTTTGAAACTTTGATCTTGATATAAGTCAAAAGCTTGCTATGGAAATGATTTGCCAAAGATCAGAATTAGAAAAATCACAGGCATGAGAAGAAAGCTTAAAAGTTTTAGAAATATGATTTGGATACGGGACGCTTGCTCATCATATGATTTCAAATTATGGAGTACAAGTAGAAGGACTGACAGTTTCTGATGGACAAATGGGATACGCGAATAATCTGCTCAAAAAAAATGGAACACTTGAAAATGCAGATTTTAAAAATTTAGACTGGAAAGTCATATGGAATACTCCAGAACTAAAAGAATTATACAGATGAAAATTTAATAGAATCGTCTCAATTGAGATGATTGAAGCTGTGAGCACTAAAGATCTTCCGGATTTCTTTGCATTTATGTATCATTGTCTGAGTAACGATGGAATACTATTTATTCAAGCTATTAATTCTGATAGAAATTTTGAAACAACTGAGTGATTTATTGATAAGTATATATTTTGAGATGGAGTAGTCCCACAACACGAAAATTTATTATATTGTTGAGAAATGTCTTGATTTCAACAAATAAGTGCTCACAAGAACTTAGCTACGCAGGCTTATGATAATGCACTTATAGCTTGGTATAATAATTTAGAAGCGTGATATACAGAGTTGCAAGAAGAACTTGATTATTATTATAGTAATAATCATTCTCCTGCATTTCCGTATCCAAATGCTCCATCTTTTCTTAGAATATTTGAATACTATCTGAAATCTTGTGCTGGTTCGTTCCGTTCTGGATACAACCGTAATGGTCAGTACAAGTTTTATAAATCTGCAAAAAATAAAGTACATTCAATTGTGCCAGCAACGAGTAAACAATCTGATTATATAATACAAAGTAAAAATTGGTGAAATACCTAA
- a CDS encoding ZIP family metal transporter has translation MSYIFPLILLSLISGSGFFLYGKKKISRCVLNMLIGLGAGSMLSLSLVHIFPEALEENSLAVYSFLAGFLLVYLIEEFLTPHKHDHEHGNHSHEDIHEHYDHVAIVSLIGISIHTLFDGVGVRVGFGISPEIGYAAIFAVALHQIPVSLSLAAIFRESKIVKKTQLLLLGFFALSASIGFILSDVLFSFIDTSIIPLIAAFAGGSLLYIATTDLMPVIHAQNEKKYLSIIAFLIGCIGMTLVRFFE, from the coding sequence ATGTCTTATATATTTCCTCTTATTCTCTTGAGTCTTATTTCCTGAAGTGGTTTCTTCTTATATGGAAAAAAGAAAATATCACGCTGTGTCCTCAATATGCTGATTGGGCTTTGAGCTGGTTCTATGCTCTCTCTTTCGCTCGTTCATATTTTTCCCGAAGCTCTTGAAGAAAATAGCTTAGCAGTCTATAGTTTCCTTGCTTGATTTTTGCTTGTATATCTCATAGAAGAATTTCTGACTCCTCATAAGCATGACCATGAACATGGGAATCACAGCCATGAAGATATACATGAACATTATGATCATGTCGCAATTGTTTCTCTTATTTGAATCTCTATTCATACTTTATTCGATGGAGTTGGAGTACGTGTGTGATTTGGGATATCCCCAGAGATTTGATATGCAGCCATATTTGCAGTAGCACTTCATCAGATTCCTGTTTCACTCTCACTCGCTGCTATTTTTAGAGAGAGTAAAATTGTAAAGAAAACGCAACTCTTGCTATTATGATTTTTTGCACTGAGTGCCAGTATATGATTTATACTTTCAGATGTATTATTTTCGTTTATAGACACTTCTATCATCCCACTCATCGCAGCCTTTGCTGGATGATCTCTGCTCTACATAGCAACTACTGATTTAATGCCTGTCATTCACGCTCAAAATGAAAAAAAGTATCTCAGTATCATAGCATTTCTCATTTGATGTATTGGTATGACGCTTGTACGATTCTTTGAATAA
- a CDS encoding transcriptional repressor, translating to MNIENILKEHKKNVTPERIQLFESMDAKHIFSASDIEGEFPNFSRASIFRTLKLFLELGVVRRLPLGENGDMYEVEHEHHHHEHMKCQSCGDILSFESDGICKKIFEAAKKQGFRISEHSLGIFGTCKKCIS from the coding sequence ATGAATATTGAAAATATATTAAAAGAACATAAAAAAAATGTAACTCCAGAAAGAATTCAACTCTTTGAATCGATGGACGCAAAACATATTTTTTCAGCGAGTGATATAGAGTGAGAATTTCCTAATTTTTCTCGAGCCAGTATTTTTCGAACACTGAAGCTCTTTTTAGAACTATGAGTAGTACGGAGACTGCCTCTTTGAGAAAATGGAGATATGTATGAGGTCGAACATGAACATCATCATCATGAACATATGAAGTGCCAAAGTTGTGGTGATATTTTAAGTTTTGAATCTGATGGTATATGTAAAAAAATATTTGAAGCTGCAAAAAAACAAGGGTTTAGAATTTCAGAACATTCTTTATGAATCTTTGGAACCTGTAAAAAATGTATTTCTTAA